The following are encoded together in the Pirellulales bacterium genome:
- a CDS encoding DUF1501 domain-containing protein, which produces MINWLADEDCELEGIGRRTLLQAGFLGLGQLSLAQWLRLKSQAGEARPTNSAASVIFVELAGGPSHFETYDPKPEAPREYRGPLSSIATSIAGVRFSELMPRQASAMRRLAIVRSIHHNSSSHETSSHLVQTGYYLRDRQNRENEMPCAGALAARMCGSNQQGTPAYVAIPQAMRSGTAAYLGKAYNPFVTGSDPNRPNFRINNLELAKSLSGKRLRQRRALLASLDRGSRVVDNHGVTSAMDDFTGQAFEMVTGRRAREAFDIHAEDPRTRDRYGRNAVGQSMLLARRLVEAGVTFVTVRVPGWDDHQDINKRMRQKGPAYDCGMAALVNDLYDRGMDRDVLVVAMGEFGRTPRVNKNAGRDHWGAVMSVLLAGGGLRVGQIVGNSNRKGETPVEQPYRPEHVLAMVYRHLGIDPAQTFEDLSGRPRYVLEDRRLIEELI; this is translated from the coding sequence ATGATTAACTGGTTGGCGGATGAAGACTGCGAACTAGAGGGCATCGGTCGCCGAACGCTTTTGCAGGCAGGGTTTCTTGGGCTCGGGCAACTCTCGTTGGCGCAATGGCTGCGACTGAAGTCGCAAGCCGGCGAGGCGCGGCCGACCAACAGCGCGGCGAGCGTGATCTTTGTCGAGTTGGCAGGTGGCCCTTCGCATTTTGAGACGTACGATCCCAAGCCCGAGGCGCCGCGCGAATACCGCGGCCCCTTGAGCAGCATTGCGACGAGCATCGCCGGCGTGCGGTTCAGTGAATTGATGCCGCGGCAGGCCAGCGCGATGCGGCGATTGGCGATTGTGCGATCGATTCATCACAATTCGTCGTCGCACGAGACTTCTTCGCATCTGGTGCAAACCGGCTACTATTTGCGCGACCGACAGAATCGCGAAAACGAAATGCCGTGCGCCGGCGCGCTGGCCGCGCGGATGTGCGGCAGCAACCAACAGGGGACGCCGGCTTATGTAGCGATTCCGCAGGCCATGCGTTCGGGCACGGCGGCCTATCTCGGCAAGGCGTACAACCCGTTTGTGACCGGCAGCGACCCCAACCGGCCGAACTTTCGCATCAATAATCTTGAACTTGCGAAAAGCCTCAGCGGAAAGCGGCTACGTCAGCGGCGCGCGCTATTGGCCTCGCTCGATCGCGGCAGCCGCGTGGTGGACAATCATGGCGTGACCAGCGCGATGGACGACTTCACCGGGCAGGCGTTTGAGATGGTGACCGGTCGCCGCGCGCGAGAGGCGTTCGACATACATGCCGAAGATCCGCGCACGCGCGATCGCTATGGGCGCAACGCCGTCGGTCAAAGCATGCTCTTGGCGCGGCGCTTGGTGGAGGCGGGCGTGACCTTTGTCACCGTGCGCGTGCCGGGATGGGACGACCATCAAGACATCAATAAGCGCATGCGTCAAAAGGGGCCAGCTTACGATTGCGGCATGGCGGCCTTGGTGAACGATCTGTATGACCGGGGTATGGATCGCGACGTGCTGGTGGTGGCCATGGGCGAATTTGGCCGTACGCCGCGCGTGAACAAAAACGCCGGTCGCGATCATTGGGGCGCCGTGATGAGCGTGCTGCTGGCAGGGGGCGGCCTGCGGGTGGGACAAATCGTCGGCAACTCCAATCGCAAGGGCGAAACTCCGGTCGAGCAACCGTATCGACCGGAGCACGTGTTGGCGATGGTCTACCGCCACCTGGGCATCGACCCAGCTCAGACGTTTGAGGATTTGTCTGGCCGGCCGCGTTATGTGCTGGAGGATCGCCGGTTGATTGAAGAGCTGATCTGA
- the rnk gene encoding nucleoside diphosphate kinase regulator — protein MARKIIVTELDRTRLGTLLEKAVNVELVERRYLQDLSRELERAETVAPTDVPPDVITMNSTARVREIESGDVYDYTLVYPEQADVERQRISVLSPVGTALIGYRVGDVIEWPVPAGKVQLKVEEVLYQPEREGDFNR, from the coding sequence ATGGCTCGCAAGATCATTGTCACCGAACTTGACCGAACCAGGCTGGGAACCTTGCTTGAGAAGGCGGTCAACGTCGAATTAGTGGAGCGCCGCTATTTGCAAGATCTGAGCCGTGAACTCGAGCGCGCCGAAACCGTCGCGCCGACCGACGTGCCGCCCGATGTGATTACCATGAATTCCACCGCGCGCGTCCGCGAAATCGAGAGCGGCGACGTGTACGACTATACGCTCGTCTATCCCGAGCAGGCCGATGTCGAGCGTCAACGCATCTCGGTCCTCTCGCCGGTCGGCACCGCGCTCATCGGCTATCGCGTGGGCGACGTCATTGAGTGGCCAGTCCCCGCCGGCAAGGTGCAGCTCAAAGTCGAAGAAGTGCTATACCAGCCAGAGCGCGAGGGCGACTTCAATCGCTAA
- a CDS encoding WD40 repeat domain-containing protein, whose translation KESFDKSAAIADSIPAQLAAAEAEAAKQALPVRALAFSPNNLLLVAGGDDAVIRAYRADDGAAFETFAAHQGAVSSLGFAADGALISTSADATARSWDLDPVWVYAGQIGPPSDQPTNLEASAIADRVLALSFSPDGQLLATGGGQPSRAGEVKIWNVANRSLVRELPEAHSDTVLGLKFSPDGTQLATCGSDKFVRVFDIASGALIRSFEGHTHHVLGVAWRADGKVLASSGADGVVKVWNLETGEQQRTIAGFGKEVTSVNFIGTSPMTLASSGDKTVRQHNTNDGANPLNFGGATDFLYSACVTADGQRVVAGGQDSVLRVWTVADGKQILALEPPAAK comes from the coding sequence AAAGAGAGCTTCGACAAGTCCGCGGCGATCGCCGACAGCATCCCCGCCCAGCTTGCCGCCGCCGAGGCCGAAGCGGCCAAGCAGGCCCTTCCCGTGCGCGCCTTGGCGTTTTCGCCCAACAATCTTTTGCTCGTCGCCGGCGGCGACGACGCGGTGATCCGCGCCTACCGCGCGGACGACGGCGCCGCGTTCGAAACCTTCGCCGCCCATCAGGGCGCCGTGTCGTCGCTTGGCTTCGCCGCCGACGGCGCCTTGATCTCGACCAGCGCCGACGCCACCGCGCGCTCCTGGGATCTCGACCCCGTATGGGTCTATGCCGGACAAATCGGCCCCCCCAGCGATCAGCCGACGAATCTCGAAGCGTCCGCCATCGCCGATCGCGTGCTCGCGCTGTCGTTCTCGCCTGATGGTCAACTGTTGGCCACTGGCGGCGGACAACCCTCGCGCGCGGGCGAAGTCAAGATCTGGAACGTCGCCAATCGATCCCTCGTTCGCGAACTGCCCGAGGCGCACAGCGACACCGTGCTGGGGCTAAAGTTCTCCCCCGACGGCACACAACTTGCCACCTGCGGTTCCGATAAATTTGTGCGCGTATTCGATATCGCCAGCGGCGCGCTAATTCGCTCTTTTGAAGGACACACGCATCATGTGCTCGGCGTGGCCTGGCGTGCTGATGGCAAGGTGCTGGCTAGCTCGGGCGCCGACGGCGTCGTGAAGGTGTGGAATCTGGAGACCGGCGAACAGCAGCGAACCATTGCCGGATTTGGCAAGGAGGTGACATCGGTCAACTTCATTGGCACGAGTCCCATGACGCTCGCCTCGTCCGGCGACAAGACTGTGCGGCAACACAACACCAACGATGGCGCCAACCCGCTTAACTTTGGCGGCGCGACCGATTTCCTCTATTCCGCCTGCGTCACCGCCGATGGTCAAAGGGTTGTGGCTGGTGGCCAAGACAGTGTGCTCCGCGTCTGGACTGTCGCCGACGGCAAGCAAATCCTCGCGCTGGAGCCGCCTGCGGCGAAGTAG